A window of the Coprobacter fastidiosus genome harbors these coding sequences:
- a CDS encoding 3'-5' exonuclease: MQLNLKNPIVFFDLETTGVNIATDRIVEISYLKVYPNGKEECKTLRINPGIPIPPESTAVHGISDADVANCQTFKEVAKTIAREIEGCDLAGYNSNRFDIPLLVEELLRAGVDIDLSKRKMIDVQTIFHKMEQRTLSAAYKFYCDKDLNDAHTAEADTRATYEVLKSQLDRYENLPNDVAALAEFSTHNKNVDFAGRIVYNDKGEEVFNFGKYKGRSVAEVFKTDIGYYGWMMQGDFTLNTKNVITSIKLRAFNK; this comes from the coding sequence ATGCAGCTGAATCTTAAAAATCCGATTGTTTTTTTTGATTTGGAAACAACCGGAGTTAATATTGCCACCGATAGAATTGTCGAAATAAGTTATTTAAAAGTATATCCTAACGGGAAAGAAGAGTGTAAAACATTGCGGATTAATCCGGGAATACCTATTCCTCCAGAATCGACAGCCGTTCATGGAATAAGTGATGCTGATGTTGCAAATTGTCAGACATTTAAAGAAGTTGCAAAAACGATTGCTCGTGAAATTGAGGGGTGCGATTTGGCTGGTTATAATTCGAACCGTTTCGATATACCTCTTTTGGTCGAAGAGCTATTGCGTGCAGGGGTCGATATTGATCTTTCAAAGCGAAAGATGATCGATGTACAGACTATTTTTCATAAAATGGAACAACGTACGTTGTCGGCGGCCTATAAGTTCTATTGTGATAAAGATTTAAATGATGCTCATACGGCAGAGGCTGATACACGGGCTACTTATGAAGTTTTGAAGTCACAACTTGATCGTTATGAGAATTTACCTAATGATGTAGCTGCACTTGCAGAATTTTCGACTCATAATAAAAATGTCGATTTTGCCGGTCGTATAGTGTATAACGATAAAGGTGAGGAGGTCTTTAATTTTGGAAAATATAAAGGACGTTCTGTTGCCGAAGTTTTTAAAACGGATATCGGATATTATGGCTGGATGATGCAGGGTGATTTTACTTTGAATACTAAAAATGTGATTACTAGCATCAAATTGAGAGCCTTTAATAAATAA